Proteins from a genomic interval of Diprion similis isolate iyDipSimi1 chromosome 10, iyDipSimi1.1, whole genome shotgun sequence:
- the LOC124410900 gene encoding ELAV-like protein 3 isoform X5: MMANGMDTVVQQNGNSALGQTSQEESKTNLIVNYLPQTMTQEEIRSLFSSIGEVESCKLIRDKLTDVCMVAGQSLGYGFVNYHRPEDAEKAINTLNGLRLQNKTIKVSYARPSSEAIKGANLYVSGLPKNMAQQDLENLFSPYGRIITSRILCDNMSVRQFVTGGGDNLPGLSKGVGFIRFDQRVEAERAIQELNGTIPKGSTEPITVKFANNPSNNNKAIPPLAAYLTPQATRRFGGPIHHPTGRFSTGKTMLAINKGLQRYSPLAGDLLANSMLPGNAMNGSGWCIFVYNLAPETEENVLWQLFGPFGAVQSVKVIRDLQTNKCKGFGFVTMTNYEEAVVAIQSLNGYTLGNRVLQVSFKTNKSKAA, translated from the exons ATGATGGCGAACGGAATGGATACAGTCGTGCAACAGAATGGCAATTCGGCGCTGGGTCAGACGTCGCAGGAGGAATCGAAGACGAATTTGATCGTCAATTACCTGCCACAGACGATGACGCAGGAGGAAATTCGCTCCTTGTTCTCTAGCATCGGTGAAGTCGAGAGCTGCAAGCTCATCAGAGATAAACTTACCG ATGTTTGTATGGTTGCAGGCCAGAGTTTGGGCTATGGCTTTGTAAACTATCATCGGCCCGAGGATGCAGAGAAAGCCATCAACACCCTCAACGGCCTCCGTTTGCAGAACAAAACTATCAAG GTTTCGTATGCGCGGCCGAGTAGCGAGGCGATCAAAGGTGCGAATCTGTACGTAAGCGGATTGCCAAAAAATATGGCTCAGCAGGATCTTGAGAATCTCTTCAGTCCTTACGGTCGGATCATAACCTCGCGTATACTGTGCGACAACATGAGCG TACGACAGTTTGTGACTGGCGGCGGAGACAATTTGCCCG GCCTGTCAAAAGGTGTCGGGTTCATCCGTTTCGATCAACGGGTTGAGGCAGAGCGGGCGATCCAAGAATTAAATGGAACTATTCCGAAAGGCTCGACCGAACCTATCACCGTGAAGTTTGCGAACAACCcgagcaacaacaacaaggcAATACCGCCGCTAGCCGCCTATTTGACACCCCAGGCAACCCGTCGTTTTGGTGGCCCGATTCACCATCCAACTGGCCGCTTCAG cACTGGCAAGACCATGCTTGCCATTAACAAAGGCTTACAGAG GTACAGCCCGCTGGCGGGTGACCTTTTGGCGAACTCGATGCTGCCCGGAAACGCGATGAACGGTTCGGGATGGTGCATTTTCGTCTACAACCTGGCACCGGAGACGGAAGAGAACGTCTTGTGGCAGCTATTCGGTCCATTCGGCGCCGTCCAATCAGTAAAGGTCATAAGGGACctgcaaacaaacaaatgcaAGGGTTTCGGCTTTGTAACGATGACAAATTACGAGGAGGCAGTAGTTGCTATTCAAAGTCTGAACGGATATACGCTTGGCAATCGTGTTCTTCAAGTCAGTTTTAAAACGAACAAGAGCAAAGCTGCGTAG
- the LOC124410900 gene encoding ELAV-like protein 3 isoform X12: MMANGMDTVVQQNGNSALGQTSQEESKTNLIVNYLPQTMTQEEIRSLFSSIGEVESCKLIRDKLTGQSLGYGFVNYHRPEDAEKAINTLNGLRLQNKTIKVSYARPSSEAIKGANLYVSGLPKNMAQQDLENLFSPYGRIITSRILCDNMSVRQFVTGGGDNLPGLSKGVGFIRFDQRVEAERAIQELNGTIPKGSTEPITVKFANNPSNNNKAIPPLAAYLTPQATRRFGGPIHHPTGRFRYSPLAGDLLANSMLPGNAMNGSGWCIFVYNLAPETEENVLWQLFGPFGAVQSVKVIRDLQTNKCKGFGFVTMTNYEEAVVAIQSLNGYTLGNRVLQVSFKTNKSKAA, translated from the exons ATGATGGCGAACGGAATGGATACAGTCGTGCAACAGAATGGCAATTCGGCGCTGGGTCAGACGTCGCAGGAGGAATCGAAGACGAATTTGATCGTCAATTACCTGCCACAGACGATGACGCAGGAGGAAATTCGCTCCTTGTTCTCTAGCATCGGTGAAGTCGAGAGCTGCAAGCTCATCAGAGATAAACTTACCG GCCAGAGTTTGGGCTATGGCTTTGTAAACTATCATCGGCCCGAGGATGCAGAGAAAGCCATCAACACCCTCAACGGCCTCCGTTTGCAGAACAAAACTATCAAG GTTTCGTATGCGCGGCCGAGTAGCGAGGCGATCAAAGGTGCGAATCTGTACGTAAGCGGATTGCCAAAAAATATGGCTCAGCAGGATCTTGAGAATCTCTTCAGTCCTTACGGTCGGATCATAACCTCGCGTATACTGTGCGACAACATGAGCG TACGACAGTTTGTGACTGGCGGCGGAGACAATTTGCCCG GCCTGTCAAAAGGTGTCGGGTTCATCCGTTTCGATCAACGGGTTGAGGCAGAGCGGGCGATCCAAGAATTAAATGGAACTATTCCGAAAGGCTCGACCGAACCTATCACCGTGAAGTTTGCGAACAACCcgagcaacaacaacaaggcAATACCGCCGCTAGCCGCCTATTTGACACCCCAGGCAACCCGTCGTTTTGGTGGCCCGATTCACCATCCAACTGGCCGCTTCAG GTACAGCCCGCTGGCGGGTGACCTTTTGGCGAACTCGATGCTGCCCGGAAACGCGATGAACGGTTCGGGATGGTGCATTTTCGTCTACAACCTGGCACCGGAGACGGAAGAGAACGTCTTGTGGCAGCTATTCGGTCCATTCGGCGCCGTCCAATCAGTAAAGGTCATAAGGGACctgcaaacaaacaaatgcaAGGGTTTCGGCTTTGTAACGATGACAAATTACGAGGAGGCAGTAGTTGCTATTCAAAGTCTGAACGGATATACGCTTGGCAATCGTGTTCTTCAAGTCAGTTTTAAAACGAACAAGAGCAAAGCTGCGTAG
- the LOC124410900 gene encoding ELAV-like protein 3 isoform X15, which produces MMANGMDTVVQQNGNSALGQTSQEESKTNLIVNYLPQTMTQEEIRSLFSSIGEVESCKLIRDKLTGQSLGYGFVNYHRPEDAEKAINTLNGLRLQNKTIKVSYARPSSEAIKGANLYVSGLPKNMAQQDLENLFSPYGRIITSRILCDNMSVRQFVTGGGDNLPGLSKGVGFIRFDQRVEAERAIQELNGTIPKGSTEPITVKFANNPSNNNKAIPPLAAYLTPQATRRFGGPIHHPTGRFSTGKTMLAINKGLQRYSPLAGDLLANSMLPGNAMNGSGWCIFVYNLAPETEENVLWQLFGPFGAVQSVKVIRDLQTNKCKGFGFVTMTNYEEAVVAIQSLNGYTLGNRVLQVSFKTNKSKAA; this is translated from the exons ATGATGGCGAACGGAATGGATACAGTCGTGCAACAGAATGGCAATTCGGCGCTGGGTCAGACGTCGCAGGAGGAATCGAAGACGAATTTGATCGTCAATTACCTGCCACAGACGATGACGCAGGAGGAAATTCGCTCCTTGTTCTCTAGCATCGGTGAAGTCGAGAGCTGCAAGCTCATCAGAGATAAACTTACCG GCCAGAGTTTGGGCTATGGCTTTGTAAACTATCATCGGCCCGAGGATGCAGAGAAAGCCATCAACACCCTCAACGGCCTCCGTTTGCAGAACAAAACTATCAAG GTTTCGTATGCGCGGCCGAGTAGCGAGGCGATCAAAGGTGCGAATCTGTACGTAAGCGGATTGCCAAAAAATATGGCTCAGCAGGATCTTGAGAATCTCTTCAGTCCTTACGGTCGGATCATAACCTCGCGTATACTGTGCGACAACATGAGCG TACGACAGTTTGTGACTGGCGGCGGAGACAATTTGCCCG GCCTGTCAAAAGGTGTCGGGTTCATCCGTTTCGATCAACGGGTTGAGGCAGAGCGGGCGATCCAAGAATTAAATGGAACTATTCCGAAAGGCTCGACCGAACCTATCACCGTGAAGTTTGCGAACAACCcgagcaacaacaacaaggcAATACCGCCGCTAGCCGCCTATTTGACACCCCAGGCAACCCGTCGTTTTGGTGGCCCGATTCACCATCCAACTGGCCGCTTCAG cACTGGCAAGACCATGCTTGCCATTAACAAAGGCTTACAGAG GTACAGCCCGCTGGCGGGTGACCTTTTGGCGAACTCGATGCTGCCCGGAAACGCGATGAACGGTTCGGGATGGTGCATTTTCGTCTACAACCTGGCACCGGAGACGGAAGAGAACGTCTTGTGGCAGCTATTCGGTCCATTCGGCGCCGTCCAATCAGTAAAGGTCATAAGGGACctgcaaacaaacaaatgcaAGGGTTTCGGCTTTGTAACGATGACAAATTACGAGGAGGCAGTAGTTGCTATTCAAAGTCTGAACGGATATACGCTTGGCAATCGTGTTCTTCAAGTCAGTTTTAAAACGAACAAGAGCAAAGCTGCGTAG
- the LOC124410900 gene encoding ELAV-like protein 1 isoform X14 codes for MMANGMDTVVQQNGNSALGQTSQEESKTNLIVNYLPQTMTQEEIRSLFSSIGEVESCKLIRDKLTDVCMVAGQSLGYGFVNYHRPEDAEKAINTLNGLRLQNKTIKVSYARPSSEAIKGANLYVSGLPKNMAQQDLENLFSPYGRIITSRILCDNMSGLSKGVGFIRFDQRVEAERAIQELNGTIPKGSTEPITVKFANNPSNNNKAIPPLAAYLTPQATRRFGGPIHHPTGRFRYSPLAGDLLANSMLPGNAMNGSGWCIFVYNLAPETEENVLWQLFGPFGAVQSVKVIRDLQTNKCKGFGFVTMTNYEEAVVAIQSLNGYTLGNRVLQVSFKTNKSKAA; via the exons ATGATGGCGAACGGAATGGATACAGTCGTGCAACAGAATGGCAATTCGGCGCTGGGTCAGACGTCGCAGGAGGAATCGAAGACGAATTTGATCGTCAATTACCTGCCACAGACGATGACGCAGGAGGAAATTCGCTCCTTGTTCTCTAGCATCGGTGAAGTCGAGAGCTGCAAGCTCATCAGAGATAAACTTACCG ATGTTTGTATGGTTGCAGGCCAGAGTTTGGGCTATGGCTTTGTAAACTATCATCGGCCCGAGGATGCAGAGAAAGCCATCAACACCCTCAACGGCCTCCGTTTGCAGAACAAAACTATCAAG GTTTCGTATGCGCGGCCGAGTAGCGAGGCGATCAAAGGTGCGAATCTGTACGTAAGCGGATTGCCAAAAAATATGGCTCAGCAGGATCTTGAGAATCTCTTCAGTCCTTACGGTCGGATCATAACCTCGCGTATACTGTGCGACAACATGAGCG GCCTGTCAAAAGGTGTCGGGTTCATCCGTTTCGATCAACGGGTTGAGGCAGAGCGGGCGATCCAAGAATTAAATGGAACTATTCCGAAAGGCTCGACCGAACCTATCACCGTGAAGTTTGCGAACAACCcgagcaacaacaacaaggcAATACCGCCGCTAGCCGCCTATTTGACACCCCAGGCAACCCGTCGTTTTGGTGGCCCGATTCACCATCCAACTGGCCGCTTCAG GTACAGCCCGCTGGCGGGTGACCTTTTGGCGAACTCGATGCTGCCCGGAAACGCGATGAACGGTTCGGGATGGTGCATTTTCGTCTACAACCTGGCACCGGAGACGGAAGAGAACGTCTTGTGGCAGCTATTCGGTCCATTCGGCGCCGTCCAATCAGTAAAGGTCATAAGGGACctgcaaacaaacaaatgcaAGGGTTTCGGCTTTGTAACGATGACAAATTACGAGGAGGCAGTAGTTGCTATTCAAAGTCTGAACGGATATACGCTTGGCAATCGTGTTCTTCAAGTCAGTTTTAAAACGAACAAGAGCAAAGCTGCGTAG
- the LOC124410900 gene encoding ELAV-like protein 3 isoform X4 gives MMANGMDTVVQQNGNSALGQTSQEESKTNLIVNYLPQTMTQEEIRSLFSSIGEVESCKLIRDKLTDVCMVAGQSLGYGFVNYHRPEDAEKAINTLNGLRLQNKTIKVSYARPSSEAIKGANLYVSGLPKNMAQQDLENLFSPYGRIITSRILCDNMSVRQFVTGGGDNLPGLSKGVGFIRFDQRVEAERAIQELNGTIPKGSTEPITVKFANNPSNNNKAIPPLAAYLTPQATRRFGGPIHHPTGRFSTGKTMLAINKGLQSRYSPLAGDLLANSMLPGNAMNGSGWCIFVYNLAPETEENVLWQLFGPFGAVQSVKVIRDLQTNKCKGFGFVTMTNYEEAVVAIQSLNGYTLGNRVLQVSFKTNKSKAA, from the exons ATGATGGCGAACGGAATGGATACAGTCGTGCAACAGAATGGCAATTCGGCGCTGGGTCAGACGTCGCAGGAGGAATCGAAGACGAATTTGATCGTCAATTACCTGCCACAGACGATGACGCAGGAGGAAATTCGCTCCTTGTTCTCTAGCATCGGTGAAGTCGAGAGCTGCAAGCTCATCAGAGATAAACTTACCG ATGTTTGTATGGTTGCAGGCCAGAGTTTGGGCTATGGCTTTGTAAACTATCATCGGCCCGAGGATGCAGAGAAAGCCATCAACACCCTCAACGGCCTCCGTTTGCAGAACAAAACTATCAAG GTTTCGTATGCGCGGCCGAGTAGCGAGGCGATCAAAGGTGCGAATCTGTACGTAAGCGGATTGCCAAAAAATATGGCTCAGCAGGATCTTGAGAATCTCTTCAGTCCTTACGGTCGGATCATAACCTCGCGTATACTGTGCGACAACATGAGCG TACGACAGTTTGTGACTGGCGGCGGAGACAATTTGCCCG GCCTGTCAAAAGGTGTCGGGTTCATCCGTTTCGATCAACGGGTTGAGGCAGAGCGGGCGATCCAAGAATTAAATGGAACTATTCCGAAAGGCTCGACCGAACCTATCACCGTGAAGTTTGCGAACAACCcgagcaacaacaacaaggcAATACCGCCGCTAGCCGCCTATTTGACACCCCAGGCAACCCGTCGTTTTGGTGGCCCGATTCACCATCCAACTGGCCGCTTCAG cACTGGCAAGACCATGCTTGCCATTAACAAAGGCTTACAGAG TAG GTACAGCCCGCTGGCGGGTGACCTTTTGGCGAACTCGATGCTGCCCGGAAACGCGATGAACGGTTCGGGATGGTGCATTTTCGTCTACAACCTGGCACCGGAGACGGAAGAGAACGTCTTGTGGCAGCTATTCGGTCCATTCGGCGCCGTCCAATCAGTAAAGGTCATAAGGGACctgcaaacaaacaaatgcaAGGGTTTCGGCTTTGTAACGATGACAAATTACGAGGAGGCAGTAGTTGCTATTCAAAGTCTGAACGGATATACGCTTGGCAATCGTGTTCTTCAAGTCAGTTTTAAAACGAACAAGAGCAAAGCTGCGTAG
- the LOC124410900 gene encoding ELAV-like protein 3 isoform X1, translated as MMANGMDTVVQQNGNSALGQTSQEESKTNLIVNYLPQTMTQEEIRSLFSSIGEVESCKLIRDKLTDVCMVAGQSLGYGFVNYHRPEDAEKAINTLNGLRLQNKTIKVSYARPSSEAIKGANLYVSGLPKNMAQQDLENLFSPYGRIITSRILCDNMSVRQFVTGGGDNLPGLSKGVGFIRFDQRVEAERAIQELNGTIPKGSTEPITVKFANNPSNNNKAIPPLAAYLTPQATRRFGGPIHHPTGRFRYIPLSPLSSTGKTMLAINKGLQSRYSPLAGDLLANSMLPGNAMNGSGWCIFVYNLAPETEENVLWQLFGPFGAVQSVKVIRDLQTNKCKGFGFVTMTNYEEAVVAIQSLNGYTLGNRVLQVSFKTNKSKAA; from the exons ATGATGGCGAACGGAATGGATACAGTCGTGCAACAGAATGGCAATTCGGCGCTGGGTCAGACGTCGCAGGAGGAATCGAAGACGAATTTGATCGTCAATTACCTGCCACAGACGATGACGCAGGAGGAAATTCGCTCCTTGTTCTCTAGCATCGGTGAAGTCGAGAGCTGCAAGCTCATCAGAGATAAACTTACCG ATGTTTGTATGGTTGCAGGCCAGAGTTTGGGCTATGGCTTTGTAAACTATCATCGGCCCGAGGATGCAGAGAAAGCCATCAACACCCTCAACGGCCTCCGTTTGCAGAACAAAACTATCAAG GTTTCGTATGCGCGGCCGAGTAGCGAGGCGATCAAAGGTGCGAATCTGTACGTAAGCGGATTGCCAAAAAATATGGCTCAGCAGGATCTTGAGAATCTCTTCAGTCCTTACGGTCGGATCATAACCTCGCGTATACTGTGCGACAACATGAGCG TACGACAGTTTGTGACTGGCGGCGGAGACAATTTGCCCG GCCTGTCAAAAGGTGTCGGGTTCATCCGTTTCGATCAACGGGTTGAGGCAGAGCGGGCGATCCAAGAATTAAATGGAACTATTCCGAAAGGCTCGACCGAACCTATCACCGTGAAGTTTGCGAACAACCcgagcaacaacaacaaggcAATACCGCCGCTAGCCGCCTATTTGACACCCCAGGCAACCCGTCGTTTTGGTGGCCCGATTCACCATCCAACTGGCCGCTTCAGGTACATTCCACTGTCGCCACTATCCAG cACTGGCAAGACCATGCTTGCCATTAACAAAGGCTTACAGAG TAG GTACAGCCCGCTGGCGGGTGACCTTTTGGCGAACTCGATGCTGCCCGGAAACGCGATGAACGGTTCGGGATGGTGCATTTTCGTCTACAACCTGGCACCGGAGACGGAAGAGAACGTCTTGTGGCAGCTATTCGGTCCATTCGGCGCCGTCCAATCAGTAAAGGTCATAAGGGACctgcaaacaaacaaatgcaAGGGTTTCGGCTTTGTAACGATGACAAATTACGAGGAGGCAGTAGTTGCTATTCAAAGTCTGAACGGATATACGCTTGGCAATCGTGTTCTTCAAGTCAGTTTTAAAACGAACAAGAGCAAAGCTGCGTAG
- the LOC124410900 gene encoding ELAV-like protein 3 isoform X6 — MMANGMDTVVQQNGNSALGQTSQEESKTNLIVNYLPQTMTQEEIRSLFSSIGEVESCKLIRDKLTDVCMVAGQSLGYGFVNYHRPEDAEKAINTLNGLRLQNKTIKVSYARPSSEAIKGANLYVSGLPKNMAQQDLENLFSPYGRIITSRILCDNMSGLSKGVGFIRFDQRVEAERAIQELNGTIPKGSTEPITVKFANNPSNNNKAIPPLAAYLTPQATRRFGGPIHHPTGRFRYIPLSPLSSTGKTMLAINKGLQSRYSPLAGDLLANSMLPGNAMNGSGWCIFVYNLAPETEENVLWQLFGPFGAVQSVKVIRDLQTNKCKGFGFVTMTNYEEAVVAIQSLNGYTLGNRVLQVSFKTNKSKAA; from the exons ATGATGGCGAACGGAATGGATACAGTCGTGCAACAGAATGGCAATTCGGCGCTGGGTCAGACGTCGCAGGAGGAATCGAAGACGAATTTGATCGTCAATTACCTGCCACAGACGATGACGCAGGAGGAAATTCGCTCCTTGTTCTCTAGCATCGGTGAAGTCGAGAGCTGCAAGCTCATCAGAGATAAACTTACCG ATGTTTGTATGGTTGCAGGCCAGAGTTTGGGCTATGGCTTTGTAAACTATCATCGGCCCGAGGATGCAGAGAAAGCCATCAACACCCTCAACGGCCTCCGTTTGCAGAACAAAACTATCAAG GTTTCGTATGCGCGGCCGAGTAGCGAGGCGATCAAAGGTGCGAATCTGTACGTAAGCGGATTGCCAAAAAATATGGCTCAGCAGGATCTTGAGAATCTCTTCAGTCCTTACGGTCGGATCATAACCTCGCGTATACTGTGCGACAACATGAGCG GCCTGTCAAAAGGTGTCGGGTTCATCCGTTTCGATCAACGGGTTGAGGCAGAGCGGGCGATCCAAGAATTAAATGGAACTATTCCGAAAGGCTCGACCGAACCTATCACCGTGAAGTTTGCGAACAACCcgagcaacaacaacaaggcAATACCGCCGCTAGCCGCCTATTTGACACCCCAGGCAACCCGTCGTTTTGGTGGCCCGATTCACCATCCAACTGGCCGCTTCAGGTACATTCCACTGTCGCCACTATCCAG cACTGGCAAGACCATGCTTGCCATTAACAAAGGCTTACAGAG TAG GTACAGCCCGCTGGCGGGTGACCTTTTGGCGAACTCGATGCTGCCCGGAAACGCGATGAACGGTTCGGGATGGTGCATTTTCGTCTACAACCTGGCACCGGAGACGGAAGAGAACGTCTTGTGGCAGCTATTCGGTCCATTCGGCGCCGTCCAATCAGTAAAGGTCATAAGGGACctgcaaacaaacaaatgcaAGGGTTTCGGCTTTGTAACGATGACAAATTACGAGGAGGCAGTAGTTGCTATTCAAAGTCTGAACGGATATACGCTTGGCAATCGTGTTCTTCAAGTCAGTTTTAAAACGAACAAGAGCAAAGCTGCGTAG
- the LOC124410900 gene encoding ELAV-like protein 2 isoform X9 gives MMANGMDTVVQQNGNSALGQTSQEESKTNLIVNYLPQTMTQEEIRSLFSSIGEVESCKLIRDKLTGQSLGYGFVNYHRPEDAEKAINTLNGLRLQNKTIKVSYARPSSEAIKGANLYVSGLPKNMAQQDLENLFSPYGRIITSRILCDNMSGLSKGVGFIRFDQRVEAERAIQELNGTIPKGSTEPITVKFANNPSNNNKAIPPLAAYLTPQATRRFGGPIHHPTGRFRYIPLSPLSSTGKTMLAINKGLQSRYSPLAGDLLANSMLPGNAMNGSGWCIFVYNLAPETEENVLWQLFGPFGAVQSVKVIRDLQTNKCKGFGFVTMTNYEEAVVAIQSLNGYTLGNRVLQVSFKTNKSKAA, from the exons ATGATGGCGAACGGAATGGATACAGTCGTGCAACAGAATGGCAATTCGGCGCTGGGTCAGACGTCGCAGGAGGAATCGAAGACGAATTTGATCGTCAATTACCTGCCACAGACGATGACGCAGGAGGAAATTCGCTCCTTGTTCTCTAGCATCGGTGAAGTCGAGAGCTGCAAGCTCATCAGAGATAAACTTACCG GCCAGAGTTTGGGCTATGGCTTTGTAAACTATCATCGGCCCGAGGATGCAGAGAAAGCCATCAACACCCTCAACGGCCTCCGTTTGCAGAACAAAACTATCAAG GTTTCGTATGCGCGGCCGAGTAGCGAGGCGATCAAAGGTGCGAATCTGTACGTAAGCGGATTGCCAAAAAATATGGCTCAGCAGGATCTTGAGAATCTCTTCAGTCCTTACGGTCGGATCATAACCTCGCGTATACTGTGCGACAACATGAGCG GCCTGTCAAAAGGTGTCGGGTTCATCCGTTTCGATCAACGGGTTGAGGCAGAGCGGGCGATCCAAGAATTAAATGGAACTATTCCGAAAGGCTCGACCGAACCTATCACCGTGAAGTTTGCGAACAACCcgagcaacaacaacaaggcAATACCGCCGCTAGCCGCCTATTTGACACCCCAGGCAACCCGTCGTTTTGGTGGCCCGATTCACCATCCAACTGGCCGCTTCAGGTACATTCCACTGTCGCCACTATCCAG cACTGGCAAGACCATGCTTGCCATTAACAAAGGCTTACAGAG TAG GTACAGCCCGCTGGCGGGTGACCTTTTGGCGAACTCGATGCTGCCCGGAAACGCGATGAACGGTTCGGGATGGTGCATTTTCGTCTACAACCTGGCACCGGAGACGGAAGAGAACGTCTTGTGGCAGCTATTCGGTCCATTCGGCGCCGTCCAATCAGTAAAGGTCATAAGGGACctgcaaacaaacaaatgcaAGGGTTTCGGCTTTGTAACGATGACAAATTACGAGGAGGCAGTAGTTGCTATTCAAAGTCTGAACGGATATACGCTTGGCAATCGTGTTCTTCAAGTCAGTTTTAAAACGAACAAGAGCAAAGCTGCGTAG
- the LOC124410900 gene encoding ELAV-like protein 1 isoform X10 codes for MMANGMDTVVQQNGNSALGQTSQEESKTNLIVNYLPQTMTQEEIRSLFSSIGEVESCKLIRDKLTDVCMVAGQSLGYGFVNYHRPEDAEKAINTLNGLRLQNKTIKVSYARPSSEAIKGANLYVSGLPKNMAQQDLENLFSPYGRIITSRILCDNMSVRQFVTGGGDNLPGLSKGVGFIRFDQRVEAERAIQELNGTIPKGSTEPITVKFANNPSNNNKAIPPLAAYLTPQATRRFGGPIHHPTGRFSRYSPLAGDLLANSMLPGNAMNGSGWCIFVYNLAPETEENVLWQLFGPFGAVQSVKVIRDLQTNKCKGFGFVTMTNYEEAVVAIQSLNGYTLGNRVLQVSFKTNKSKAA; via the exons ATGATGGCGAACGGAATGGATACAGTCGTGCAACAGAATGGCAATTCGGCGCTGGGTCAGACGTCGCAGGAGGAATCGAAGACGAATTTGATCGTCAATTACCTGCCACAGACGATGACGCAGGAGGAAATTCGCTCCTTGTTCTCTAGCATCGGTGAAGTCGAGAGCTGCAAGCTCATCAGAGATAAACTTACCG ATGTTTGTATGGTTGCAGGCCAGAGTTTGGGCTATGGCTTTGTAAACTATCATCGGCCCGAGGATGCAGAGAAAGCCATCAACACCCTCAACGGCCTCCGTTTGCAGAACAAAACTATCAAG GTTTCGTATGCGCGGCCGAGTAGCGAGGCGATCAAAGGTGCGAATCTGTACGTAAGCGGATTGCCAAAAAATATGGCTCAGCAGGATCTTGAGAATCTCTTCAGTCCTTACGGTCGGATCATAACCTCGCGTATACTGTGCGACAACATGAGCG TACGACAGTTTGTGACTGGCGGCGGAGACAATTTGCCCG GCCTGTCAAAAGGTGTCGGGTTCATCCGTTTCGATCAACGGGTTGAGGCAGAGCGGGCGATCCAAGAATTAAATGGAACTATTCCGAAAGGCTCGACCGAACCTATCACCGTGAAGTTTGCGAACAACCcgagcaacaacaacaaggcAATACCGCCGCTAGCCGCCTATTTGACACCCCAGGCAACCCGTCGTTTTGGTGGCCCGATTCACCATCCAACTGGCCGCTTCAG TAG GTACAGCCCGCTGGCGGGTGACCTTTTGGCGAACTCGATGCTGCCCGGAAACGCGATGAACGGTTCGGGATGGTGCATTTTCGTCTACAACCTGGCACCGGAGACGGAAGAGAACGTCTTGTGGCAGCTATTCGGTCCATTCGGCGCCGTCCAATCAGTAAAGGTCATAAGGGACctgcaaacaaacaaatgcaAGGGTTTCGGCTTTGTAACGATGACAAATTACGAGGAGGCAGTAGTTGCTATTCAAAGTCTGAACGGATATACGCTTGGCAATCGTGTTCTTCAAGTCAGTTTTAAAACGAACAAGAGCAAAGCTGCGTAG